One region of Tumebacillus amylolyticus genomic DNA includes:
- a CDS encoding OmpL47-type beta-barrel domain-containing protein encodes MLFKKRSLHTLLAVTLALPVPAMLFGAQAAYAENANDPAPVIAAKVVNENAGKKVLFDNSHGETSGAADWVIDGGFSDFGNALANAGFYVKELRKTTPITLADLQPYDVFVVAEAQFPFKPAEQQALLDYVNQGGSVFFVADHYNADRNKNRWDGSEVFNGYRRGAWSNPAKGMGVEEAASAAMQGVQSSDWLAQNFGVRFRYNALGDINATNIVAPDQAFGITTGVSAVAMHAGSTIAITDPTKAKGLVYLPKTNESWASAVDQGVYNGGGVAEGAFSAISKVGLGKAAFIGDSSPIEDASPKYLREENGKTKTTYDGWKEVDDAKYFTNLVNWLAKKESYTALNQVPGLQLDQPTQLLAMENPVTSTEPQAEPWAAPDAGYKWWDSSTYKPGSYGTTSVVNPPAGNPAYSTVHQAVLPNAQDFQVRVVADNLTPFATLSNFNLGIYLTGGTQIGQVQNADGTWPTAYGYSSSFSLTADSLGHATKDLTVRVKSGSTGAANLRFRQGSNALKTEAVTLGNVPAEPLPKDKPPVPATVSISAARAGGANQLVTVEGIVTTAPGAFGGQAFYMQDATGGVYVFQNTAGFQVGDKISISATTSLYNTELELSDPINIEKIGTADVPAPVVVPALNDQNQGQLVTLQAVTIKNIITAAPTGSFEFDAVNANGSTHVRVDARTGLTLSAFPFKEGQVVTLNGISAIFKGVYQLKPRGLSDFAIVDTTAPVTSMTVNATPKQSGWYNQDVEATLTATDDSGVDHIEYALTPDAWQTYTGPISFTTEGKNFFQVRAVDVYGNVEAPQDLVIDVDKTAPTVDAQADKAANENGWYNEDLKINMQAADGQSQIDRTEYRVNGGEWQVVNGNAYTLSVGDEGTTTVDVRSVDFAENVSDVKSVIVQIDRSAPTISLTQDGAAIHDVLADGKFSFNLNATDAVSGVKVQTLTLDDQGINSGVEFDASTLAIGVHTVRATAVDAAGNTTGVSYTFLISTDLNTVQNLLKKLAVNGEVKNGGIQQSLTAKLNTVQFFVAKGKPDQAAKQLQDLQGTLTNYANNGNVSKHAADLLNANLNYLLTHEIK; translated from the coding sequence TTGTTATTCAAAAAACGCTCGTTACACACCTTGCTCGCCGTGACACTCGCGTTGCCGGTACCGGCGATGCTGTTCGGGGCTCAAGCGGCGTACGCAGAGAATGCGAACGATCCGGCTCCGGTCATCGCAGCAAAAGTGGTGAATGAGAACGCAGGCAAAAAAGTATTGTTCGACAACTCGCACGGGGAGACGTCGGGCGCGGCGGACTGGGTCATCGACGGTGGCTTCTCCGACTTCGGGAATGCGCTGGCGAATGCCGGTTTCTATGTGAAGGAACTGCGCAAAACCACGCCGATCACGCTGGCAGACTTGCAACCGTACGACGTCTTCGTCGTGGCGGAAGCACAATTCCCGTTCAAACCGGCGGAACAACAAGCGTTGCTGGACTACGTAAACCAAGGCGGTTCGGTCTTCTTCGTCGCCGACCACTACAACGCAGACCGCAACAAAAACCGTTGGGACGGTTCGGAAGTCTTCAACGGCTATCGTCGCGGTGCGTGGAGCAACCCGGCGAAAGGCATGGGAGTCGAAGAAGCCGCATCGGCAGCAATGCAAGGGGTGCAAAGCTCCGATTGGCTCGCGCAGAACTTCGGCGTTCGCTTCCGTTATAATGCACTGGGCGACATCAACGCTACGAACATCGTCGCACCGGACCAAGCGTTCGGGATCACGACGGGGGTATCTGCGGTCGCGATGCACGCAGGCTCGACGATTGCGATCACCGACCCGACCAAAGCAAAAGGTCTCGTCTACCTGCCGAAAACCAACGAATCTTGGGCAAGTGCAGTTGACCAAGGCGTGTACAACGGCGGCGGTGTAGCTGAGGGCGCGTTCTCCGCCATTTCCAAGGTAGGGCTTGGCAAGGCCGCTTTCATCGGGGACTCCTCTCCGATTGAAGACGCGTCTCCGAAGTACCTTCGCGAAGAAAACGGCAAGACCAAGACAACGTATGACGGCTGGAAAGAAGTCGACGATGCGAAATACTTCACCAACCTCGTCAACTGGCTTGCGAAAAAGGAAAGCTACACCGCACTGAACCAAGTGCCGGGTCTGCAACTCGACCAACCGACGCAATTGCTGGCGATGGAAAACCCGGTCACCTCGACCGAACCGCAAGCAGAACCGTGGGCAGCGCCTGACGCAGGCTACAAATGGTGGGATTCTTCCACCTACAAACCGGGTTCCTACGGCACGACCTCTGTCGTCAACCCTCCGGCGGGCAACCCGGCGTACTCCACCGTACACCAAGCGGTCTTGCCGAATGCACAGGACTTCCAAGTGCGCGTCGTCGCGGACAACTTGACTCCGTTCGCGACCCTCAGCAACTTTAACCTCGGCATCTACTTGACCGGCGGTACGCAAATCGGTCAAGTGCAAAATGCGGACGGCACCTGGCCGACTGCATACGGCTACAGCTCTTCGTTCTCGCTGACGGCCGACTCGCTCGGTCACGCGACCAAAGACCTGACCGTCCGCGTCAAATCGGGCTCCACAGGTGCTGCGAACCTGCGCTTCCGCCAAGGTTCCAACGCTCTGAAAACCGAAGCGGTTACCTTGGGCAACGTTCCGGCTGAGCCGCTCCCGAAGGACAAACCGCCGGTTCCGGCAACCGTTTCGATCTCGGCAGCACGCGCAGGCGGCGCGAACCAACTGGTCACCGTCGAAGGCATCGTGACCACCGCTCCGGGCGCATTCGGTGGACAAGCGTTCTACATGCAAGATGCAACGGGTGGCGTCTACGTGTTCCAAAACACGGCAGGCTTCCAAGTTGGGGACAAAATCTCCATCTCCGCTACGACTTCTCTCTACAACACCGAACTGGAACTCTCCGATCCGATCAACATCGAAAAAATCGGCACGGCAGACGTCCCGGCTCCGGTCGTGGTCCCGGCTCTCAATGACCAGAACCAAGGCCAACTCGTCACCCTCCAAGCTGTGACGATCAAAAACATCATCACCGCAGCTCCGACGGGCTCCTTCGAGTTCGACGCTGTGAACGCAAACGGCTCAACTCATGTGCGTGTAGATGCTCGCACGGGTCTGACCCTCTCCGCATTCCCGTTCAAGGAAGGCCAAGTCGTCACTCTGAACGGCATCTCTGCGATCTTCAAAGGCGTGTACCAACTGAAACCGCGCGGTCTGTCCGACTTCGCCATCGTCGATACCACCGCACCGGTGACCTCGATGACGGTCAACGCAACGCCGAAGCAATCCGGCTGGTACAACCAAGATGTAGAAGCAACTCTGACGGCAACCGATGACTCCGGCGTGGATCATATCGAATACGCGCTGACTCCGGATGCTTGGCAGACCTACACCGGTCCGATCTCGTTCACCACGGAAGGCAAGAACTTCTTCCAAGTGCGTGCAGTAGACGTGTACGGCAACGTAGAAGCTCCGCAAGACCTCGTGATCGACGTGGACAAAACCGCTCCGACCGTCGACGCGCAAGCAGACAAAGCAGCAAACGAAAACGGTTGGTACAACGAAGACCTGAAAATCAACATGCAGGCGGCAGACGGCCAATCGCAGATCGATCGCACCGAATACCGCGTCAACGGCGGTGAGTGGCAAGTGGTGAACGGCAACGCGTACACGCTCTCCGTAGGCGACGAAGGCACGACCACGGTCGATGTCCGTTCCGTTGACTTTGCAGAGAACGTCTCGGACGTGAAATCGGTCATCGTGCAAATCGACCGTTCCGCTCCGACGATCTCGCTGACCCAAGACGGCGCGGCGATCCATGACGTGCTCGCAGACGGCAAGTTCTCGTTCAACTTGAACGCGACCGATGCTGTCTCCGGCGTGAAAGTCCAGACGCTGACCCTCGACGACCAAGGAATCAACTCGGGCGTTGAATTCGACGCTTCCACGCTCGCAATCGGCGTACACACCGTTCGTGCAACGGCGGTCGACGCAGCGGGCAACACCACCGGCGTTTCCTACACCTTCCTCATCAGCACAGACTTGAACACCGTGCAAAACCTGCTCAAGAAACTGGCTGTCAACGGGGAAGTGAAAAACGGCGGCATCCAGCAATCGCTCACCGCGAAGCTGAACACCGTACAATTCTTTGTCGCGAAGGGCAAGCCGGATCAAGCTGCGAAGCAACTGCAAGACCTGCAAGGCACCTTGACCAACTACGCGAACAACGGCAACGTCTCCAAGCATGCGGCAGATCTGTTGAACGCAAACCTCAACTACCTGCTGACCCACGAAATTAAATAA
- a CDS encoding methyl-accepting chemotaxis protein yields MNTLDSYLHIAKYLPELLVKQDLAIWATDHEKFLIFDIHGRFDIPIRPGDALTPGGTPALVIQNQEKISRLVPREVYGVICQTTAIPVEGGCIGISLGVENEHTLQESLQDLDSAFEQIGTSGHDIADNAGGLSDFMALLLQTVTQTNDEIKKIDNVGNLIKNIADRSRLISLNALIESARAGEQGRSFSVVAKEMQKLSEETAKSITNVRTTLENIHTLFSQVQTLIHEAEGKVRTQSAATQEIAAALEEVAVTVRDIGQLSKLI; encoded by the coding sequence ATGAATACGTTGGACTCCTATCTCCATATCGCAAAATACTTGCCCGAATTGCTCGTGAAGCAAGACCTCGCCATCTGGGCGACCGACCACGAGAAATTTCTGATCTTCGACATCCACGGACGCTTTGACATCCCGATCAGGCCGGGCGATGCCCTGACCCCCGGAGGCACGCCGGCTCTCGTCATTCAGAATCAGGAAAAAATTTCACGCTTGGTTCCGCGTGAAGTCTACGGCGTCATCTGCCAGACGACCGCGATTCCCGTCGAGGGGGGCTGTATCGGCATCTCGCTGGGTGTGGAAAACGAGCACACGCTGCAAGAGTCGCTGCAAGACCTCGACAGCGCATTTGAGCAGATCGGCACGTCCGGTCACGACATCGCCGACAACGCGGGCGGCCTGTCCGACTTCATGGCGTTGCTGCTCCAGACCGTGACCCAAACGAACGACGAGATCAAGAAGATCGACAACGTCGGGAATTTGATCAAAAACATCGCCGACCGCTCCCGCCTCATCTCGCTCAACGCCCTGATCGAATCGGCGCGCGCCGGGGAGCAAGGCCGTTCCTTCTCCGTCGTCGCCAAGGAAATGCAGAAGCTCTCCGAAGAGACCGCCAAGTCGATCACCAATGTGCGCACGACCCTTGAGAACATCCACACGCTGTTCTCCCAAGTGCAAACCTTGATCCACGAAGCGGAGGGCAAAGTTCGCACCCAATCGGCCGCCACGCAAGAGATCGCGGCAGCCCTTGAGGAAGTCGCCGTAACTGTGCGCGACATCGGGCAACTCTCGAAACTCATCTAG
- a CDS encoding gamma-glutamylcyclotransferase family protein: MIDVFVYGSVLAGERNHHHIAPFLKAVQPGSVRGRLYDTGNGYPALILDDVNGYEVVGEWYLITGAGLKKFDELEEYFGPSHADNEYERVHVKDMSHHRSGWVYVWTDDRGCQEVTSGSWRKHLGRE; the protein is encoded by the coding sequence ATGATCGACGTATTCGTCTACGGGTCGGTGCTCGCGGGCGAGCGGAACCACCACCATATCGCCCCGTTTTTGAAAGCGGTCCAACCGGGATCGGTACGCGGCCGGTTGTATGACACCGGCAACGGGTATCCGGCCCTCATCCTCGACGACGTGAACGGCTATGAAGTTGTCGGCGAGTGGTACCTGATCACGGGCGCCGGATTGAAAAAGTTCGACGAACTCGAGGAGTATTTCGGCCCGAGCCACGCGGACAATGAGTACGAACGGGTGCATGTGAAAGACATGAGCCATCATCGTTCCGGCTGGGTGTACGTCTGGACGGACGACCGAGGCTGTCAGGAGGTCACCAGTGGTTCGTGGCGCAAACATCTGGGACGCGAGTAG
- a CDS encoding LysR family transcriptional regulator — MELDQIRAFLAIAQTKSFTRAAEQLHVAQSTITTRIKLLEETIGKPLFTRDSRRVELTPAGLTLQPYLQRALDLLREGELSTYLQGKFDERFTVGALSSIWQFTLYPLLFEFRRRHPEVALRTITGHSDDIARRMFDGLIDLGLVYLPPHHPEIEVQPLYRDSIVLVGPPDFDPGVDVIPPEILPDLPFLFMNWGSPFSEWYDSEVGTGFLHGFQVDDTQLLVHAIRAGEGIGFLLQHIADDLEAQGIVKKLPFRPRQPIPTRNAYLIYPKRKAKSPVLQAWIELFQDQRHQLPQIKGD; from the coding sequence ATGGAACTCGACCAGATCCGCGCTTTTCTCGCCATCGCCCAGACGAAAAGCTTCACCCGCGCCGCAGAGCAACTCCATGTCGCGCAGTCGACAATTACCACGCGCATCAAGCTCTTGGAAGAAACAATCGGCAAGCCGTTGTTCACACGCGATTCGCGCCGTGTGGAGTTGACGCCCGCAGGACTTACGTTGCAGCCTTACTTGCAACGGGCGCTCGATCTGCTGCGCGAGGGGGAATTGTCGACGTACTTGCAAGGCAAATTCGATGAACGCTTCACGGTGGGGGCGCTCAGTTCGATCTGGCAATTTACGTTGTATCCGTTGCTGTTTGAGTTTCGCAGACGCCATCCTGAAGTGGCGTTGCGCACGATAACGGGGCACTCCGATGATATCGCGCGGCGGATGTTCGACGGGCTGATCGATCTCGGGCTGGTGTATTTGCCGCCGCATCATCCGGAGATTGAGGTACAACCGTTGTATCGGGACTCCATCGTGTTGGTCGGCCCGCCGGACTTTGATCCGGGGGTGGATGTGATACCGCCGGAGATTTTGCCCGACCTGCCGTTTCTCTTCATGAACTGGGGCTCGCCGTTCTCGGAGTGGTACGACTCGGAGGTCGGGACGGGGTTTCTGCATGGGTTTCAAGTGGATGATACACAGTTGCTGGTTCATGCCATTCGTGCGGGAGAAGGCATCGGGTTCCTGCTTCAACACATCGCCGACGACTTGGAAGCGCAAGGCATTGTGAAAAAACTACCCTTCCGTCCCCGTCAGCCCATTCCCACCCGCAACGCCTACTTGATCTACCCGAAACGCAAAGCCAAGTCCCCCGTGCTTCAAGCATGGATTGAACTTTTCCAAGATCAACGGCATCAACTTCCCCAGATAAAAGGCGATTGA
- a CDS encoding MFS transporter, which produces MGLKPLSWIRSFPQGIPLTLVNILLMSLGFYALIPYLSYYLTHSLGWTAFLAGVLLMTRQLSQQGLTFLTGMVGDRLGYKRLMVWGMVVRGIGFAMFGLTDHPIGLIAAAAVSGFGGAMFEPTRDAVLTALSEPADLSRVYAARKVFAQAGLALSAPLSALLINLDFRLLSFACGLLFFGAALLTQIRMPSVYAQSKPLPFLSMWRIVLRDKPFLLFVLLMCGHYFMSMQSFLTIPMQVIAITGDVRAVSLVNLIMACLIMLLQVPVNRRLRGVELLTQMRIGLACTASGLVVLGFAHGLPLFLVGFLIFSLGTMIVEPASSELTARLADQEVYGTYFGVASVAMALGGGFSQGAGGWLFQTGGDLGFPMLVFVCGGGAGLLAILGIGLLARNLQSRGSFFEHSLL; this is translated from the coding sequence ATGGGTTTGAAGCCCCTTTCATGGATTCGCAGTTTTCCGCAGGGGATACCGTTGACGCTGGTGAACATCCTGCTGATGTCGCTCGGTTTTTATGCGCTGATTCCGTATCTTTCGTACTACTTGACGCATAGTTTAGGATGGACGGCTTTTTTAGCGGGCGTGTTGTTGATGACACGGCAGCTCAGCCAGCAAGGTCTGACGTTTTTGACCGGGATGGTGGGAGATCGGCTCGGCTATAAGCGGTTGATGGTCTGGGGGATGGTCGTGCGCGGCATCGGGTTTGCGATGTTCGGGTTGACCGACCATCCGATCGGATTGATCGCTGCGGCGGCGGTGTCCGGGTTCGGCGGAGCGATGTTCGAGCCGACGCGCGATGCGGTGCTGACGGCGCTTTCGGAACCTGCCGACCTCAGTCGGGTCTATGCAGCCCGCAAAGTTTTTGCACAAGCAGGGCTTGCGCTGTCCGCTCCGCTGAGCGCACTGCTGATCAACCTCGACTTCCGCCTGTTGTCGTTTGCGTGCGGCTTGTTGTTTTTCGGGGCGGCGTTGCTCACCCAGATTCGCATGCCGTCCGTGTATGCGCAGAGCAAGCCGTTGCCGTTCCTCTCGATGTGGAGGATCGTGCTTCGTGATAAACCGTTTTTGTTGTTCGTCCTCCTCATGTGCGGTCATTACTTCATGTCGATGCAGTCTTTTTTGACGATTCCGATGCAGGTCATCGCCATCACGGGCGACGTGCGGGCCGTGTCGCTGGTCAATCTGATCATGGCGTGTCTGATCATGCTCTTGCAAGTTCCCGTCAACCGCCGTCTGCGCGGGGTCGAGCTTCTCACACAGATGCGCATCGGGCTTGCGTGTACGGCATCCGGCTTGGTGGTGCTGGGATTTGCGCACGGGTTGCCGCTGTTCTTGGTCGGATTTCTGATCTTCTCGCTGGGGACGATGATCGTGGAACCTGCAAGTTCGGAGTTGACCGCGCGATTGGCGGATCAGGAAGTGTACGGCACCTACTTCGGTGTTGCGTCTGTTGCCATGGCGCTCGGCGGCGGGTTCAGTCAAGGTGCAGGCGGGTGGTTGTTCCAAACGGGAGGAGATCTCGGGTTTCCGATGCTTGTCTTTGTCTGCGGAGGAGGAGCTGGATTGTTGGCGATTCTGGGGATTGGCTTGCTTGCTCGAAATCTTCAGTCAAGAGGCTCCTTTTTCGAACATAGTTTGCTATGA
- the pepF gene encoding oligoendopeptidase F has translation MRRSLTTLSAMLIALTTLYVPASTTHAAVPTQQPPVEIRDFAVAEPTGGSNAPGYRKRDEVPAKYKWNLQSIYPSQSAWEQDCKKVEALLRDFGRYRGHLKNPAQVKAMLDNYAVLSRVFDKVHVYAKLSFDTNTGDSKLQALNERAEKLATLVGEKTSWVMPELCAISEGEVKTIFADPKLAAYKPFLEDALKTKPHTLSQEMESVLAQTHPLAKAPEKIYTMLQKDILFPTLRTKDGHDIHLTPGNYSAIMQQDDRELRKNAYELYNRVIEHYQDTYSSTFSAEVQANNFAARVHKYDSALEASLIPNGIPTDVYDQLLNTVHKNLPLLQRYMDLKRQLLGLDQLHVYDLYLPISSHDQRYIPFEEAKGMVLEGLKPLGDDYVDVLKKAFDSNWIDVYSTEDKRGGGYQWGCYDTHPFVLLNYQGHYDDVSTVAHELGHAMQSYYTQQKQPYLYSGYPIFTAEVASTMNETLMFKSLYKHATTRDDKLYLLHQYLETFVGTLFRQAQFAEFEKIAHEKEQKGEALTAETLKALYLDIHKKYFGNTLVADPEVGMQWSRVPHFYYGFYVYQYATSFAASTALAKQVLEEGQPAVARIRENFLAAGSSKPPLQILKDAGVDMSTPKPIEQAMKVFEEQLNEMEKLIKEKKK, from the coding sequence ATGAGAAGATCGTTGACGACGCTTTCGGCGATGTTGATCGCCTTGACCACGCTGTACGTCCCGGCCTCCACAACGCACGCGGCCGTGCCGACCCAGCAACCGCCCGTTGAAATTCGCGACTTCGCCGTCGCCGAGCCGACCGGGGGAAGCAACGCTCCCGGCTATCGCAAACGCGACGAAGTGCCCGCCAAATACAAATGGAACCTTCAAAGCATCTACCCGTCCCAATCCGCTTGGGAGCAAGACTGCAAAAAAGTCGAAGCCCTGCTCCGCGACTTCGGCCGCTATCGGGGCCACTTGAAAAATCCCGCGCAAGTCAAAGCGATGCTCGACAACTACGCCGTGCTCAGCCGCGTGTTTGACAAAGTCCACGTCTACGCCAAGCTGAGTTTTGACACCAACACGGGCGACTCCAAACTCCAAGCCTTAAACGAACGCGCCGAAAAACTCGCCACCCTCGTCGGCGAGAAAACCTCTTGGGTGATGCCGGAACTCTGTGCGATTTCGGAAGGGGAGGTCAAGACAATTTTTGCCGACCCGAAGCTCGCCGCCTACAAGCCGTTCCTCGAAGACGCGCTGAAAACCAAACCGCACACCCTCTCCCAAGAGATGGAGTCTGTCCTCGCGCAAACGCACCCTCTGGCGAAGGCTCCTGAGAAAATCTACACGATGTTGCAAAAAGACATCCTCTTTCCCACCCTTCGCACCAAGGACGGACACGATATCCATCTGACGCCCGGCAATTATTCGGCGATCATGCAACAGGACGACCGCGAGCTTCGCAAGAACGCGTATGAACTCTACAACCGCGTGATTGAGCATTACCAAGACACGTACTCCTCCACGTTCTCTGCCGAAGTGCAAGCCAACAACTTCGCCGCCCGCGTTCACAAGTACGACTCCGCGCTGGAAGCCAGCCTCATACCCAACGGCATCCCGACCGACGTGTACGACCAACTGCTGAACACCGTACACAAAAACCTGCCCCTGCTCCAACGCTACATGGACTTGAAACGCCAACTGCTCGGCCTCGACCAACTCCACGTCTACGATCTCTACCTGCCCATCTCGTCGCATGACCAACGCTACATCCCGTTTGAAGAAGCAAAAGGCATGGTGCTCGAAGGGCTCAAACCGCTGGGCGACGACTATGTGGACGTTTTGAAAAAAGCGTTCGACTCCAACTGGATCGACGTCTACTCCACAGAAGACAAGCGGGGCGGAGGCTACCAGTGGGGATGTTATGACACCCATCCGTTCGTGCTGTTGAACTACCAAGGGCATTATGACGATGTCTCGACGGTGGCGCATGAACTGGGGCATGCGATGCAGTCGTACTATACCCAGCAGAAGCAGCCGTATCTCTATTCCGGTTATCCGATCTTCACGGCGGAAGTGGCGTCGACGATGAATGAGACGTTGATGTTCAAGTCGCTGTACAAGCACGCGACGACCCGAGATGACAAGCTCTACCTCCTGCACCAATACCTCGAAACGTTCGTCGGCACGCTGTTCCGCCAAGCGCAGTTTGCGGAATTCGAGAAGATCGCCCATGAGAAGGAGCAGAAGGGAGAAGCGTTGACCGCCGAAACCCTCAAAGCTCTCTACCTCGACATTCACAAAAAGTACTTCGGCAACACGCTCGTCGCCGATCCGGAAGTGGGCATGCAATGGTCGAGGGTGCCGCACTTCTACTACGGTTTTTACGTGTACCAATACGCGACGAGCTTTGCGGCGTCCACAGCGCTTGCCAAACAAGTACTGGAAGAGGGGCAACCGGCGGTTGCGCGCATCCGCGAAAACTTCCTCGCCGCCGGTTCCTCCAAGCCCCCGCTCCAAATCCTCAAGGACGCCGGCGTCGACATGTCCACGCCCAAGCCCATTGAGCAAGCGATGAAAGTCTTCGAAGAACAGTTGAACGAAATGGAGAAACTCATCAAAGAAAAAAAGAAATAG